The following coding sequences are from one uncultured Cohaesibacter sp. window:
- a CDS encoding amidohydrolase family protein, with product MMIDAHQHFWQRSRGDYAWLAEEKPVLRDYDYLPGNLAPELSSCDITGTILVQAAETTEESRFILELAAKTDFILGVVCWLDFDDPNYRDLLDQYQKYPKCVGIRPVLQGIEQTDWILEPHRIAILQELAARKLTFDALVQPRHLSTVAKLLNIVPELKVVIDHGAKPFIKAGEIEPWGSEMKALASQGAVWCKLSGLVTEASEIWQTEHLVPYMETLFEAFGPDKLMWGSDWPVVKSASDYASWFHIAYNFIASYGEQAVQKVFGDNASDFYSVPR from the coding sequence ATGATGATCGACGCACATCAGCATTTCTGGCAAAGATCACGCGGGGACTATGCTTGGTTGGCAGAAGAAAAGCCCGTTTTGCGCGATTATGACTATTTGCCGGGAAATCTCGCCCCAGAATTATCCTCCTGTGACATCACGGGTACGATTTTGGTGCAAGCCGCTGAAACAACGGAAGAAAGCCGCTTCATTCTCGAACTCGCCGCCAAGACAGACTTCATACTCGGCGTTGTTTGTTGGCTTGATTTTGACGATCCAAACTACCGTGATCTGCTCGATCAATATCAAAAATACCCCAAATGCGTCGGCATTCGCCCTGTGCTGCAGGGCATTGAGCAAACGGACTGGATTCTGGAGCCCCATCGCATTGCAATCTTGCAGGAATTGGCAGCCCGCAAATTGACCTTTGATGCATTGGTGCAACCACGTCATCTCAGCACAGTTGCTAAACTGCTTAACATCGTTCCGGAATTGAAAGTGGTGATTGATCACGGCGCGAAACCATTCATCAAGGCCGGAGAAATTGAACCTTGGGGCAGCGAAATGAAGGCGCTGGCAAGCCAAGGTGCCGTCTGGTGCAAGCTTTCCGGACTGGTTACCGAAGCGTCCGAAATCTGGCAAACCGAGCACCTGGTTCCCTACATGGAAACACTGTTTGAAGCCTTTGGCCCGGACAAGCTCATGTGGGGCAGTGATTGGCCCGTCGTTAAAAGCGCAAGCGATTATGCATCCTGGTTCCACATCGCTTACAACTTCATTGCCTCCTACGGAGAGCAGGCAGTGCAAAAAGTCTTTGGCGACAATGCATCAGACTTCTATTCTGTCCCACGATAA